From Pogona vitticeps strain Pit_001003342236 chromosome ZW-PAR, PviZW2.1, whole genome shotgun sequence, one genomic window encodes:
- the LOC144585125 gene encoding uncharacterized protein LOC144585125 has product FGKFRRQAKWKKGGESDKESRSGSPERRWRDTESQSGSQERRWRDTESRSGSQERRWRDTESQSGSPERRWRDEESRSGSPERRWRKEESRSGSPERRWRDKESRSGSPERRWRDEESRSGSPERRWRDEESRSGSPERRWRDTESQSGSPERRWRDEESWSGSPERRWRKEESRSGSPEKRWRDEESRSGSPERRWRDEKSRSGSPERRWRDEKSRSGSPERRWRKEESRSGSPERRWRDEESRSWSPERRWRDTESQSGSQERRWRDTESRSGSQERRWRDTESQSGSPERRWRDEESQSGSPERRWRKEESRSGSPERRWRDKESRSGSPEKRWRDEESRSGSPERRWRDEKSRSGSPERRWRDEKSRSGSPERRWRKEES; this is encoded by the coding sequence TTTGGAAAGTTCAGGAGGCAGGCAAAatggaagaaagggggggagtcGGACAAAGAAAGCCGATCAGGGAGCCCAGAAAGGAGATGGAGGGACACGGAAAGTCAATCAGGGAgccaagaaaggagatggaggGACACGGAAAGCCGATCAGGGAGCcaagaaagaagatggagggacaCGGAAAGTCAATCAGGGAGCccagaaagaagatggagggacgAGGAAAGCCGATCAGGGAGCccagaaagaagatggaggaaagaggaaagccggtcagggagcccagaaagaagatggagggacaAGGAAAGCCGATCAGGGAGCCCAGAAAGGAGATGGAGGGACGAGGAAAGCCGATCAGGGAGCccagaaagaagatggagggacgAGGAAAGCCGGTCAGGGAGCccagaaagaagatggagggacaCGGAAAGTCAATCAGGGAGCccagaaagaagatggagggacgAGGAAAGCTGGTCAGGGAGCccagaaagaagatggaggaaagaggaaagccgATCAGGGAGCCCAGAAAAGAGATGGAGGGACGAGGAAAGCCGATCAGGGAGCCCAGAAAGGAGATGGAGGGACGAGAAAAGCCGATCAGGGAGCCCAGAAAGGAGATGGAGGGACGAGAAAAGCCGATCAGGGAGCCCAGAaaggagatggaggaaagaggaaagccgATCAGGGAGCCCAGAAAGGAGATGGAGGGACGAGGAAAgccgatcatggagcccagaaagaagatggagggacaCGGAAAGTCAATCAGGGAgccaagaaaggagatggaggGACACGGAAAGCCGATCAGGGAGCcaagaaagaagatggagggacaCGGAAAGTCAATCAGGGAGCccagaaagaagatggagggacgAGGAAAGCCAATCAGGGAGCccagaaagaagatggaggaaagaggaaagccggtcagggagcccagaaagaagatggagggacaAGGAAAGCCGATCAGGGAGCCCAGAAAAGAGATGGAGGGACGAGGAAAGCCGATCAGGGAGCCCAGAAAGGAGATGGAGGGACGAGAAAAGCCGATCAGGGAGCCCAGAAAGGAGATGGAGGGACGAGAAAAGCCGATCAGGGAGCCCAGAaaggagatggaggaaagaggaaagctga